A segment of the Methanofollis fontis genome:
AACTCCCGCAGACTGACACCGCCCTCGTGCATGTCACTCTGGTGCCGGCGGACACGATGGGCGACCTGAAGACAAAGCCGACCCAGCACTCGGTGAAGGCATTGCGCGAACTCGGTCTGCGCCCTGATATCATCGTCTGCCGGAGCGACCGGGTAATGCCCATCCATTCCCGCAAGAAGATCTCGGACTTCTGCGATGTACCCCTCACTGCCGTGATCTCTGCCGCCGATGCACCCGACATTTATCAGGTGCCGATGGAGCTCGAAAAGGAGGGGGCGGCAAATGTCATCCTCGAGCACCTCGGACTGGAAAAACGCGGGGTTGACACCGAATGGTACCGCACGGTAACGGCGGAATACACCAGCCGCGTGACGATCGGGGTGGTGACGAAATATGGCGTTGAAGATGTCTATCTCTCCATCAAGGAAGCCCTGAAGCATGCCGGTCGGGCGCACTCCACCGAGGTGCAGATCCGCTGGCTCGATGCCGAAACCTATGACACCCCCGATCTCGCCGAAGTGGACGGAATTCTCGTTCCCGGCGGGTTCGGGCAGCGGGGGATCCCCGGCAAGATCCGGGCGATCCAGTACGCCCGTGAGGAGGGGGTACCATTCCTCGGTATCTGCCTGGGCTTCCAGATGGCGGTCGTGGAGTTCGCCCGTGACGTCCTCGGCTACGAGGATGCGATCTCTGAGGAGTTCGGGGAGGGAACGCAGGTGATCGCACTGCTGCCCGAGCAGCAGGAAGTGACCGATATGGGCGGCACAATGCGCCTTGGCAGTTATCCGGTCGAGCTGGTGCCCGGAACCCGTGCGCATGTTCTCTATAGCGGCGGTGAGATCGTCGAACGGCACCGGCATCGCTATGAGGTGAACCCTGATTATATCGCAGAGTTCGAAGGGAATGGCCTGAAATTCTCAGGAATGAACGGAAACAGGATGGAAATCCTGGAGATTACCGATCACCCGTTCTTCTTCGCCACCCAGTTCCACCCGGAGTTCAGATCCAGACCGACCCGGCCTTCGCCACCCTACGTCGGCTTCGTAAATGCCTGCAGGGAGAATAAAAATCAGCAGAACAGGGGATGATCACAATGGTCAAGGTAGAAAAATTCATCGAAAACGCGATTGAAGAGATCAAACGAGAGGCAGGGGACGAAAAGGTTGTCGTTGCCCTTTCCGGGGGTGTGGACTCATCGGTCTGCGCCATGCTTGCCTCACGCGCCATCGGGAAGAACCTGATCCCGATCTATGTGGACACCGGGCTGATGCGCAAGGGGGAGAGCGAGCGGATCTGCGAACTCTTCTGTGATATCGGGGTGAAGAGAGTCAATGCAGCCGACGAATTCTTTGCGGCGCTGAAGGGGGTCACCGATCCCGAGGAGAAACGGAAGATCATCGGGGAGCGTTTCGTCCGGATCTTTGAGCGTGAGGCGCATGAAACCGGCGCCAGGTTCCTGCTGCAGGGGACGATCTATCCTGACCGGATCGAGAGCGAGGGCGGGATCAAGAGCCATCACAATGTCGGCGGGATGCCCATTGACATGATGTTCGAGCGGGTGATCGAGCCCCTGCGCGACCTCTACAAGGACGAGGTGCGCGAGGTGGCCGGCGGCGTCGGACTGCCGGCCGAAATCCAGCACCGGATGCCCTTCCCGGGACCGGGGCTTGCGGTGCGCGTGCTCGGCGAGGTGACACCCGAGGCGGTTGCCGTCGTCAGGGAGGCGAACGCCATCGCCGAGGAGGAGCTGGTCGAGGCCTACCGCCCGTGGCAGTGCTTTGCCGCTCTCCTTGGCAGAGGAACCGGAGTGAAGGGCGACATCCGCTGCTTCGGCTGGGTCGTCGCCGTCCGGGCGGTAAACTCCCGCGACGGCATGACCGCCGATCCCCTCGAGCTCCCCTTCGAGGTGCTCGAGCGGATCGCCGGGCGGATCACCTCCGAGATCGCCGAGGTCTCGCGGGTCGTCTATGACATTACCCCCAAACCCCCTGCAACCATCGAATATGAATGAGATGAGTATATGGACCTGAGCACACATTACCGGGAACTGGACGCCCGCTACTTCATGCCGGCCTTCTCCCGCGCCATCGAGATCGTGCGGGGCCGCGGCGCAATGGTATGGGACGCCGATGGAAAGGAGTATATCGACTGTGTGGCCGGCATTGCCGTCTGCAGCACCGGCCACTGCCACCCGGCGGTGGTGGAGGCGATCTGTGATCAGGCGCATGAACTGATCCACTGCTCCAACCTCTATTATGTCCCGCACCAGGCCGAACTGGCCGAGCGGGTTGTCGGGATATCTGGTCTTGCCGGCGGCAAAACGTTCTTCTCCAACTCGGGCGCCGAGGCGAACGAGGGGGCGATCAAGCTTGCCCGGCTTGCAACCGGCAAAAAACGCTTTGTCGCTTTCACCCACGGCTTCCACGGGCGGACGATGGGTTCGCTGGCGGTCACCCACAAGCCCGCCATCAGGGAACCCTTCGAGCCCCTCGAGCCGCGCTGCACCTTTGTGGACTTCGGCGACGCCGATGCCCTCAGGCGTGTGGTGGACGACGAAACGGCCGGCGTGTTCGTCGAACCGATCCAGGGCGAAGCGGGTGTGGTCCCGGCACCCGACGGATTTCTCGAGGAGGTCAGGGAGATCTGCGACAGCCGCGGCGCCCTGATGATCGCCGACGAGGTGCAGACCGGCATGGGCCGGACCGGGAAATGGTTTGCATTCCAGCATACCCGGGCCGTCCCGGACATCATCACGATGGCGAAGGGGATCGCCTCCGGGTTCCCGATGGGTGCCCTGATCGCCAGAGAAGGGCTGGAGTTTCGGACGAGCGAGCATGGCAGCACTTTTGCCGGCGGCCCGCTCGCCTGCGCCGCCGCACGTGCGACGATCGATGTGGTCGAGGGACTCCTGCCATCTGTCCCCACAAAAGGGGAGCGGTTCGCTCAGGCCCTCTCCTCCCTCTCGCCGCGGGTGCGCGGCCTGATGGTCGGGATGACGATCGGTGGGGTCTGTCCTGCGGTGGCGGGGCGCTGCCTGGAGCAGGGCCTCATCGTGAACTGCGCCGCCGACGGCAACCTGCGGCTGGTGCCGCCGCTCGTGATCACTGATTCTGAGATCGATGCGGCTGCCGGCATTCTTCTTGCGGCGGTGGAGGAGAGCGGGCGGCGGACGCCGTGAAGAGATCACCTGCCGGAACAAGAATGCAACCAGAACCCGATTACCGCCAGCTCGATGCGGAATATGTGATGCGGGTCTTTTCCCGCGATCTGATGATGGTCCGTGGCGAGGGGGCGCGGCTGTGGGACGATCGCGGCAACGAATACATTGACTGTGTGGCCGGCATCGCCGTCTGCTCCACCGGTCACGCCCACCCGCGGGTGGCGGCGGCGATCGGCGAGCAGGCACAGAACCTGATCCATGTCTCCAACCACTATTATATCCCCGGGCAGGCGGAGCTTGCACGCCGCCTGGTCGGGATCACCGGCATGGAGGGGGGGCGCGTCTTCTTCTCCAATTCCGGCACCGAGGCGACGGAGGCGGCACTGAAACTGGCGCGGGTCAGGAGCGGACGGACACGATTTCTTGCATTTACCAACGGATTCCACGGCAGGACCTGCGGTGCGCTCTCGACGACCTTCAAGCCCTCCATCCGAACTCCCTTCCTCCCCCTCCCCTATGAATGCTCGTTTGCCGATTACGGCGACCTTGAGAGTGTCGATGAGATGCTGGACGGATCGGTGGCGGCGGTGATCGTCGAATCAGTCCAGGGTGAGGGGGGCGTGGTGCCGGCACCAGCGGGTTTCCTGAGTGGACTGCGGAGACTCTGCGACGATGCCGGCAGCCTGCTGATCCTGGACGAGGTGCAGACCGGCTTTGGCCGGACGGGGAGATGGTTCGGTTACCAGCATGATGAGATCACCCCTGATATCGTCACGATGGCAAAGGGGATCGGCAGCGGCTTCCCGATGGGGGCGATCGTGGCGCGTGAGGGGCTGGAGTTCAGGCCGGGCGAGCACGGGGGAACCTATGTCGGCGGCCCTCTGGCCTGCGCCGCCGGGAACGCCACAATCGATATCATCGAGGAGATCCTTCCTGATATCCGGCGGAAAGGCGATCTCTTTGCAGAGGCGCTCTCCGCCTATAATCCCCGGCATGCCGGGCTGATGCTGGGCATTACGGTCGGCGAGCGGTGCGGGGATGTGCAGCGGCGCTGCCAGGAGAACGGTGTGCTTGTCAACTGCACGAACGGGCATATCAGGATCGTCCCGCCGCTGGTGATCACTGATGAAGAGATTGAGAAGGCTGCGGAGGTGATTGATGAGGCGCTCTGTTCGGTCGTGCTATGACGGTGAGGGGGGCTATGTGTTTGCCGAGAGCCCTGACGCTATCGCACGAAAAAAAGGCATTTCACAAATCGCACGGCTTGCGAGCAATGAAAACCCCTTCCCGCCGCCGGAAACGGTGATCGAGGCCGGCGTGGCGGCGCTCAGGCAGGCGAACCGCTATCCTGAGGCGTCCCCGGAACGGCTGATGGCGGCGCTCAGGCGGTGCCACGGCGAGTACTCGTTTATCATCGGGAACGGCATGGATGGTGTGATCGAGACGGTGATCCGGACCGTGGTGGACCCGGGTGACCGGGTGGTGATCTCCACCCCGACCTTCTCCTTCTATGGGCTTGCGGCCACCGCACAGGGTGCGCGGGTCGTCCAGGTGCCGCGGGAGGCGGACTTCTCGGTGGACCCCGGACGCTTTGCCGAGGCCTGTCGGGGGGCGAAGGTCGCCTTCCTCTGCTCGCCGAACAACCCCACCGGCAATGCCTGCCCCATCGAGACGGTGCGCGAGATCCTGGATGCGACCGACTGCCTCCTCTTCCTGGACAATGCCTACGTCGAATTCTCTGATATCGACTACCGCCCCCTGATGCGGGACTACGACACCCTCATCGAGGGGAGGACGATGTCGAAGATCTATTCGCTGGCCGGACTGCGTTTCGGCTATGCATTTGTGCCGCCATGGCTTGCGCCCCACCTGAACCGGGCGGGCACGCCCTTTGCGGTCAACGCCGTGGCATGCGCAGCGGCGGAGGCGGCGCTGGGTGAGGCGGGGCACATCGAGCGTACCGCCACCCATGTGCGGCGGTGGCGCGAGCGCTTCGTCTCCGCCATCCCCTTTCCGGTGCTGCCCTCGGACGCCAACTTCGTGCTCATCGACGTGGCCCCGCTCGGCGGGGACGAGGCGTCGGCCCGCCTTGCCGAACAGGGAATCATCGTGCGCTCGTGCCGGAGTTTCCCCGGG
Coding sequences within it:
- a CDS encoding CTP synthase, which translates into the protein MKYIFVTGGVMSGLGKGITAASIGRILKNRGYGVTAIKIDPYLNIDAGTMNPAQHGEVFVLSDGGEVDLDLGNYERFLDIELTSDHNITTGKIYRSVIEKERHGDFLGSTVQIIPHITDEIKGRITGAAEEFRNNGHLAEVCLVEIGGTVGDIESMPFLEAVRQMRGELPQTDTALVHVTLVPADTMGDLKTKPTQHSVKALRELGLRPDIIVCRSDRVMPIHSRKKISDFCDVPLTAVISAADAPDIYQVPMELEKEGAANVILEHLGLEKRGVDTEWYRTVTAEYTSRVTIGVVTKYGVEDVYLSIKEALKHAGRAHSTEVQIRWLDAETYDTPDLAEVDGILVPGGFGQRGIPGKIRAIQYAREEGVPFLGICLGFQMAVVEFARDVLGYEDAISEEFGEGTQVIALLPEQQEVTDMGGTMRLGSYPVELVPGTRAHVLYSGGEIVERHRHRYEVNPDYIAEFEGNGLKFSGMNGNRMEILEITDHPFFFATQFHPEFRSRPTRPSPPYVGFVNACRENKNQQNRG
- the guaA gene encoding glutamine-hydrolyzing GMP synthase, which produces MVKVEKFIENAIEEIKREAGDEKVVVALSGGVDSSVCAMLASRAIGKNLIPIYVDTGLMRKGESERICELFCDIGVKRVNAADEFFAALKGVTDPEEKRKIIGERFVRIFEREAHETGARFLLQGTIYPDRIESEGGIKSHHNVGGMPIDMMFERVIEPLRDLYKDEVREVAGGVGLPAEIQHRMPFPGPGLAVRVLGEVTPEAVAVVREANAIAEEELVEAYRPWQCFAALLGRGTGVKGDIRCFGWVVAVRAVNSRDGMTADPLELPFEVLERIAGRITSEIAEVSRVVYDITPKPPATIEYE
- a CDS encoding acetylornithine transaminase, coding for MDLSTHYRELDARYFMPAFSRAIEIVRGRGAMVWDADGKEYIDCVAGIAVCSTGHCHPAVVEAICDQAHELIHCSNLYYVPHQAELAERVVGISGLAGGKTFFSNSGAEANEGAIKLARLATGKKRFVAFTHGFHGRTMGSLAVTHKPAIREPFEPLEPRCTFVDFGDADALRRVVDDETAGVFVEPIQGEAGVVPAPDGFLEEVREICDSRGALMIADEVQTGMGRTGKWFAFQHTRAVPDIITMAKGIASGFPMGALIAREGLEFRTSEHGSTFAGGPLACAAARATIDVVEGLLPSVPTKGERFAQALSSLSPRVRGLMVGMTIGGVCPAVAGRCLEQGLIVNCAADGNLRLVPPLVITDSEIDAAAGILLAAVEESGRRTP
- a CDS encoding aspartate aminotransferase family protein; its protein translation is MKRSPAGTRMQPEPDYRQLDAEYVMRVFSRDLMMVRGEGARLWDDRGNEYIDCVAGIAVCSTGHAHPRVAAAIGEQAQNLIHVSNHYYIPGQAELARRLVGITGMEGGRVFFSNSGTEATEAALKLARVRSGRTRFLAFTNGFHGRTCGALSTTFKPSIRTPFLPLPYECSFADYGDLESVDEMLDGSVAAVIVESVQGEGGVVPAPAGFLSGLRRLCDDAGSLLILDEVQTGFGRTGRWFGYQHDEITPDIVTMAKGIGSGFPMGAIVAREGLEFRPGEHGGTYVGGPLACAAGNATIDIIEEILPDIRRKGDLFAEALSAYNPRHAGLMLGITVGERCGDVQRRCQENGVLVNCTNGHIRIVPPLVITDEEIEKAAEVIDEALCSVVL
- the hisC gene encoding histidinol-phosphate transaminase, encoding MRRSVRSCYDGEGGYVFAESPDAIARKKGISQIARLASNENPFPPPETVIEAGVAALRQANRYPEASPERLMAALRRCHGEYSFIIGNGMDGVIETVIRTVVDPGDRVVISTPTFSFYGLAATAQGARVVQVPREADFSVDPGRFAEACRGAKVAFLCSPNNPTGNACPIETVREILDATDCLLFLDNAYVEFSDIDYRPLMRDYDTLIEGRTMSKIYSLAGLRFGYAFVPPWLAPHLNRAGTPFAVNAVACAAAEAALGEAGHIERTATHVRRWRERFVSAIPFPVLPSDANFVLIDVAPLGGDEASARLAEQGIIVRSCRSFPGLEDRYIRVSIGEDWENERFLAGITQL